CTATTATAagtgtgattgcatcatataataattgctgttaatagtgttcatcgtctgtctgattacgtctttaattgatttttccgtacatttctgtcatatacacataaactgacagtcaccactgataacactctactaaatattgtagaaacttatttttctgtaaagttgctttgcaaagatttgtatcataaaatgcactatacaaataaacttaaactgaACAAATGCAATTTGTATTTTGAGTCAACCGCTCTACTGAGACAGCAAATTATTTCTCTtagaaaatattaagttaaaaatgGACAAAGGAGGTGTTGTTTGGGCCATATTCTTGGATTTAAAGAAGGCATTTGATACCGTCAATCATCAAACAATCATTTGTAAactagttaattttaatttttccccTAATGTGCTACACTGGATGAAGTCTAATCTTACAGGCAGAGTTCAGTGTGTTAGGGTGGGCAGTGAAACTTCACCCTTTCTGCTCAATGACACTGGTGTGCCACAGGGATCCGTCCTGGGGCCTCTGCTTTTCAgctaatatataaatgatttacagGGTGTGATGTTCAGATGTATGCAGACGATACTGTAATTTATGTCCATGCTAAAACCAAACAACTAGCAGCTTCTCAACTCAGTGCAttaatgataaatgtaaataaatggctTCATGATTCACATCTGGTtctgaatgtaaaaaagacagCATGTATGTTCTTCACAAAGAAGCACAAagaagagatgtgaggcattttaaatattggtgcagttcttggatttgtgtgtaaagttttgaaaaaaaaggcaaagtgttgaaaatgtgtgaaagcagctgaaaaacactgtaaatacaGTAACAGTAGTATAACGAGGGTCTGTATAAGCAGATAGTGTGCAGTACACTAGTGTTCATTCTGAACTATGCTAAACAGTATTTCTCAGATGCACAGACCGTGTGTTCGGGGAGTTCTCCTCTTTCCCGCTGAGTTTACCGACAGCTCGAGTGGACGGTTTGCTGGGTTTATATCTGAAAGACAGAGCAGAGAAATGAGTCTGGACTGACGGAGCCGTGAGCATCGCAGCATCAGACGCCTGTCGTACTTCTCTGCCTCCAGACGGGACGCGGCGCGAGTCGTCGCTCTGCCTTTGctctcttcttcttcatcatcctcctTTTCTCCGCCTCTTTTCTCTGACGCTCCTGTATCTGTGAACCAGACCAACAGACTGAGACAGCAGCGCTTTTctaactgaatttttttatgtaatcaaaaactagaataaagtaaacaaataattacataagttaagtaaattaagtaaataaatgagtacatttttaaaataaaaaacagaactaataaatgaaatgatacaatcaaaaatttttattaaaacaaatatattaaaacaaatgaattaatacattaacttttaaaaaagcaaaaaaaaaaagcacaaaaaaactatgcaaaaaatttaagtcaattaaaataaaaaagaaaataaacagacaaaaaataaaaaattaaatagattaaaataaacaaataaatgaataaagccAAAACTGATAAGTAAGATTTAAATGAAAGATAAATACTTGAgtgcaagtaaataaataaaaataacaaaatgaaaaaaataattaaactgattacaacaaattcagaaattaataaattaaatcaaaataaaacaagttagattaaaatagaaaaggtatataacaataataataataataatataattaattgtaacaattaataaaaatgaaaaatcaaaagtCAAAAAGGGCTTTCAGTGTTTAACCTTGTATAATTCCCATGGAATTTTTCGTTTATTTAATCTTCTTCCTTGTATTGTTTTTGAGATATCTTGTACTCTATTGTTCTTGATATTGTAAACTGTATGTGTTGTACTTGTTCTAGAGTATTTGTAGGCTACACGGTCTGAAGCGCTTGAAACGCttgcaaaaacactttttacaaaCCGATTGCAAAGTAGGGTGAAatctattaaatgcaattattaacAGATCACCAGATACTATTAAATATGAGATGTCTGTAtaattgcttgtttgttttcatcagGGAGAAACGAATCTTTTCGAAGCTTCGAATCAATTGAACCGATCGCTTCCCAAACGATTCAGTGTTTCGAAGCGCTGAACACCGCGCGCTAGCGACGCTTGCTGGTTAAACTGTGTAAACGCAACTCAAACTCACACCAAAACACGAATAAATACAGTACTGTGTTATTATATTAGTTTgcagggcttgttttgtttgttttatggagtccaaatgtcttattaaaaaactgtgttattatattatttttcagttctaTTTATtccaaatttattaataaaaaatctacaaataaattaTCTAAACAGAAATCATCTGAAATCAGAccccaaatgtcttattaaagTGTCTACACAGTAATGATCTGATCTGAGATCAATTAAAACATCGATCCACTGAAACTTCGAAACCACGTGACTTTGGCAGTTTGatagacatgataaatatttattattgctaTAGTTTGACACGCGCTACAGCCATCACTAGTGATCGATTATTGCTTAATCAgaattatgaatataattacagaCACGCGCAACAAAAATAACTAGCAACCGACATATTCGAACACACGCAACTACAGCCATCACTAGTGATCGACATGGTTGGGATCCGGAagtgttcatttttaatgagagGGTATGAAAACGATGTGGCAGcggtgggattcgaacccacgcccCCGAAGAGACTGGAGCCTTAATCCagcgccttagaccgctcggccaCGCTACCGCTGCGCCACCGTGCATCACCACACCTCACGACCGTCGcgaacacagaaaacaaaatctGTCCAAGACCGAAATTAACTTTACGACACTCATATATATTGGTGTAATGTATCTCTTCTCGACTCTAGGTGTATTTCAGGGTTACTGTATCTGTACTGTACTGTTACTGTACAGGTAACGGAGGGAAAGGTGAGAGGATTGCGCGGATCATGCTCCacacaggatttattttaaagatatttgctTTGCATGCTCATTTATAGTTACTGTAAGGggtttactaaaaatattttcattacctTATACGTCCAAAActaattttcacacacatacacacacacacgcacacacacacacacacacacacacacacacacacacacacacacacacacacacaaaacgtaaCATCAGCAATGCTGACGTTTGCCCTCGCTCTCAGACCTCGAATACATAAATCATTACTCTTTTTAGACCGTTTCTGAAGTAAAGAAAATACTACACAAACTCACTGAAACAACCGGGGGCAGGTTCTTGATTTATCCTCGAAACAGAGCCGCCTCCAACACCCAATAAGCATCATATCATCAAaaaattttgataataaaaaaaatcctgaaacctaaaaattgattgattaaaaaaaaaaaaaaaaaaaaaatcctattgtttttgccttttcatgtctattcttgtcattttatttttagaaaaacacttttggtgttgtctacagaggacatagcataacatatgaataaaatataatttttcaaaaattttattttacctttattttctctcttaagctctaaacaatgtaatgacatcaaaaatacaaaattgacaaagctttttatttctggtTCTCTGGAGGATAGGGGTCAaaatttaactataattaaacataaaagtaaataaataaattgtattatttacaatttacagtTGCAGCTCTAGACAGTTACctatgactttattaatacagttgtctgattTATTTTACAGTCTCAAGCtttcagaaatcacacaaaagaaaattaagtagttttactatgataaaaccatggtttgtttttgtaagggttgtgatgtccacatgtttctgttgaagaaattatagaggctgtgtcatcatataaagctggataaaaatgaaagattaagtgaatatttgaattaaatgtttggccaaCAAGGATTTGATTGTCCTGTAAGTGTAACAGCAGCAATAACCAGGCCTTTGGCTCcctttgcatgcatttgtaatatgtaatgcacataaattgtttatttttaattagccttcattatgtattttaacagccttattaaccaatcattatttccccaatgtttttgtataatgcattttaagtcattttaaaggctattgttggcttaggtctgtttttataaccacaaaaaaaacaactcgtaatacttctttgtaaattattatttgaagtaacaaaaacatggttaatttgctGTTACCAAAGCTAAAAGAATGATCAGTTTTGGTGTTATTCGTGTTAAAACCATGACTAATTTTCGTAAAGGAACATGGAAACTCAGAGAGAATATTAAATGCGTTGGTGATGATGAAATTATTTCCgacattaaaacacgttattatcatcaacagccaaaaaaagtttcacaggattatgaagGTGTCTGAAAGCTATGCACGGGCTTCGTTTTCatcttttctttccttctctgCGGCGGATTGCTGATGTCTTTTCACTGGCATAGATCTCCATCCATCAGTTATGATCATTTGCATTCAGCAGCAAACATGAGGCGCGAGCGCGGATGGCGCGTCACGTGATTGTTTTgagtaaaggcccgttcacaccaaggacgataactataaagataacgataaagatatagttctaaaaatcgttttctgtattaaagaacagcagcgtccacaccacaactataacgataaagacaaagaaaaacgatatcgttggaatccctttcaaaacgatttttttccagctgatgaacgataaaaaaaaaaaattgacagccaatcagaatccatcctgttgtaacgcgctcgagaatttaaagcgccagacgagcgtgcgcttagaataaacagaagatatcgttcttggtgtgaacgggccttaactgGAGTTGGTGCCCTACACAGACTGCGTGCTCTGCCTCGAAACACCCCCAGCCTTTAATAAAAGGATTCAAACATCCCTTTAACTTATTTCACCAGTAGTTAAAAACGCAAACTAAACTAACTTAAAAAGCACTAGTCAGTATTCCAGTAGCAGCCCACTAATTACTAGCACAAACTACTAAATTACTAGCACACTTTGATCAACAGTTTAATGTTTCTAGCTGCGTCTGTATTTTCAAAAGAAACTGAAACAGAAAGCTACTTGAATCAGGAGTTTAACAATCACTTTGTGCAAATCAAAAAGCTAcaacaaacacttaaaacattgtttatatttaataggTTCAGTGTAAGACACATTCATAGAttataaaacatgaatatgaacaGAACAGAACTACAGCTACACGAGACGGAGTAAAACAATAGAACTTTAGAGTTCACTTACATCTGGCCTCATTAACGGTCACAATTAAAGTGTGTAACCAATTAATACagaccccccacacacacactctctcacagagacacacacactctctctctctctcagacacacacacactctcacgcacacactctttctctcacacacacacccttggGCCCTTGATCCGATGTTTCTGACACAGTGACACATTCAGCTCACGGCACACTCATCACCAGCGGACTCTGAGCAGCAGGCCTGCGTGTCTCAAACAGGTCCTTGTGTCAGTGGTGTGTGTTGCAGACGGGGGGCAGCACCCGGCGTGAGTTGGCTTTGACCCAGGGGTGCTCCATCACGCTCCGGAGCGGCAGACGCATGGCTGGACTGTGACGCAGCAGCTTGGAGATCAGATCACGAGCGCCGTCAGACACCAGCTTCGGGAACTGAAGatccacctgcacacacacacacatcaggacAACACCTCACAGGCGCAGAACACTCCTCTCTCGAGTCCTTCTCTTTAGCAGTGTTTCTGCTGTCAGACAGCGGCTGAGGCGGTGAGTAAACGCAGACAGACCTTGGTGATGCGCTTGTACGTCTCTGTGTGGCTGGCCGTCTCGAACGGAGGGTTCCCCACCAGACACTCGTAACACAGCACACCGATGCACCACAGATCCACCTTCTCATCGTGAGTGTGGCCCTCGATCATCTCCGGAGGAAGATAGTCCAGAGTCCCACACATCGTCCGCcgtctgagaaagagagaaaaatcacatttacacactccacacactcaTACAAAAATATGTTCATCAAACAAAACAAGGAAAATTTTTTGGctgctttattgattttaaaaaagcgTTCGATTCAATATGGCACAGTGGACTCTTTCTAAAACTAATTCAAAGTGGAATAGGAGGAAAGACATATGACATCATAAAGGACATAAACAACGGGAACAAATGCTGTGTCAAGATCAACGACAGCGGACTGATTATTTCAGTCAGAACACAGGAGTGCGTCAAGGCTGCAGCCTCAGCCCGACTCGGTTTAATATCTATATTAACCAACTGGCATCAGCACTGGAGAAGTCCTCTTGTCCTGGTCTCACCCTCGAGGGCAGAGAAATCAAATGTCTCCTGTACGCTGACGATCTTCTGCTCTTGTCACCTCATGAAGAGGGGCTACACCAAAGCCTCTCAGTTTTAGAAGATTACAGTAGAGACTGGGCCTTACCAATAAACATGGAGAAATCCAAAATTATCATCTTCCAGAAAAAGCCTCGCCTTACTgacaaaaaatatagttttacaaTCGGGGGAACACTTCTTAATCATGTCACGTGTTATAATTATTTGGGTCTCACTATCTCAGCTTCTGGTCAATTTGATCTAGCAATAAAACATCTGACCGATAAGGCACGCAGGGCTTATTACACTATAAGAAAATCTTTGTTCAAATTCAACCCACCTATTAAATTATGGCTAAAAATATTTGACAGCATCATCAAACCCATTCTTCTGTACGGTTGTGAAATCTGGGGccccaaatttaaattaaactacacATCTTGGGATAAAAGACCCACTGAAATATTCCACCTGGAGTAAGAACATCCTGGGACTCCAGAGAAACGCTGCTAGTCTCGGCTGCAGGGCAGAACTGGGCAGAAGAGAACAGTCAAGTTCTGGTTCCATCTATCAGACACACTGACAGATGATTACCATCACTGCGCTCTCACTTACAGGGCAGGACACCCAGAGAGTGACCCCATGCACTATTTAGTGAAAAAACACCAACTCAGCTCAACAATTCAATTCAGACACGCAAAAGTTAAAGAAATTGGAAAACTAAACCAGGAAGAATACATCCATGATTGGCAGATCAAAGTAGAACAAATTAAAGTACTTCTATAGATTAAAGACTGGTTATCAATTGGCACCTTACTTGATCAAAATTAAAGACTACAGTCAGAGAAAGCTCCTGACGAAGTATCGTCTGAGTGATCACAGTCTGTGTGTGGAGACGGGCCGACACAaacagagctggagagagagagagctccgtCTGTGTTCTCACTGCACAGAGGGACTCGTAGAGGACGAGCTGCACTTCCTCACACACTGCagcaaatataaacacattagaGACAAGTACTTTACCCAAATAGCTCAAACTGTGCCTGAATTCCAGCAAGCGAGTGACATAGACAAACTCAGTTATATtttgggagagaaagagaagtgtATCCATCTAGCAGCGCAGTATGTGTCCTCCTGCCACATCATGAGGGACAAACACTAAACCCCTGTTCTTTACCAATGCTCTCTGTAAATATTTactatggtttttttttgtgtgtgtgtgttatatgtgtgttaTGTGATTATATATGTAAACTATGGCCATgaataagtgttttttattatctACATGCCTGTATAACTTGTTCACTGTTTATTGCTTTGGCAACATTGTGCTGTTccacagtcatgccaataaagctcatttgaattgaactgagagagagagagagagagagagagagagagagagagagagagagagagagagagagagagagagagagaaatcgaGATCCATTTGCTTTAAACAAAGTGACTGAAGATATTGAGtcatgttttcagaaaaaaaaaaagtatcaaaatgaagtgagtttatgcttaaaacaagaacaaataccCATTAATGGAGTCCAAAAACCCTTTTGAATtaagatgtttctaaaaaaaaaaaaaaaaaaaaaaaagcagcacttAAGTGATTTTGCATCTCAAGTGAAGTATCTTAATTTGGAACATGGTAGAATAAATATATGATACTTGCTGAAGTTTGGTGTGCAGTACTGAATTACATGAGAAAAACAAGCATTGTTCTCTTAGGTTTAataccttttaaattttttaaaacaataagaaATCTGGAAAAGTAGATGTTTAAAGTGTTTTCACACAAAATAGCGCTGCGTTTCCACCGACGgaccagaagctccgctgcgcgtcactaaaacccgccctttacacgcctctcaggaaccacgtcacgcaaccccatcatttcaccaacaaagagaagttatcagaaaactaatcagaaataaatcactggaacatgcgcgatcacaaaacgaacagcggccttttgttttgataaaatatgaCTTGTGACAGATAAAATGTTactacacgattgtgatagagaataagaagctgacttATGATTTCTTCAAACCATCacatttatcatgtttattatggtaacgttaatgtttagcgtgcatattcttttacatcgcttataaatatttctgccttttatgatgattataatccacatcggatcgcgttatttcaaacacttgctgctgactgaaagtgagttttgagctcagcttattttaaaaagtgtttaatgttgatgttatagctgttatctttctgaaatgatccgcggctCTGACGCGCTCCACtcgcggagaaactccgcctctgttcataaccactcctctagccccagctggcccgctttggcccaaggttttcgtcgggccaaaaaaccctggccgttggccccgaggaagccctgacgaggcacgatcaagccccggaagtgacagtggaaacgcggctattgtgtgtgtgtgtgtgtgtgtgtgtgtgtgtatgtatgtatgtatgtatatatacacacacatatacatatatagacttcatattttctgctttattttagtTCAAGTGTGCATCTTTGTGGCATGTCATTCATGTAAATTTTTGAATGTCTATACAGTTTATTAATCTCAGTTGAGTTATTgcagtacatcaagttaaattaaagtgagaaatgttgtcttgttCATGTCAAGAATGcctttaatagttttagttaagcCTGGTTTCAGACAGCTGCTGTAAACTAGAATCCTTCATCTTGAAGCGCCTGTGATGATAAACCAGAGCCGGACACTGCTGAAGGACAGAACTCCAGGGCCCCGGTGCATTATGGGTGTTACCTGAGGGACGGGGCGTGGACGGACCAGCCGAAGTCTGCGATCTTGAGCTCTCCTCTGTATCCCAGCAGAAGGTTCTCAGGTTTAATGTCTCTGTGGATCACCTTCTTCTCGTGACAGTACAGAAGCGCGTCCGCCAGCTCCTCCATGTACTGCACACACAAGAGCGGCAGCACTCCGGATTAATACAGTAGCACAGTTTATTTAACACCATGTCAGCATCTCAGACTATTTTCATGGaaacacaataaagaaataaaagaataacaaatacaataaacacCTGGATGAACTGAGAACCACAAGTTTTTTTGGTCTCAAATAGAAATCACAATTCTCCCACGAttctgaactaaaaataaaaataatgcatgacAAAATAAATTGTTGCAGTTTATTTAGAAGTGTTTCTTTTAAACCAGGGCTGCAAAACGATTAATCGattcaaaataagtttgtttacatactgtgtatatttatgtacatacatactttaaatatatttgtatgcatttatgtaaaaacatgtatataaataAGCACCAGTTACTGTCAAAAGGGGATCTGCACTATTTTAAATCACAGCCATGGACATCAATATCAACATCTGAACTATAAACTTCCATCACAGTATTTCTCTGATAATACCGTGTGGTTGGAAAGACTCTAACCTAAACACGGCAGGTTTGAATGATCCGATATGAGCTGTTCAAAGGTGTAATA
The Cyprinus carpio isolate SPL01 chromosome B14, ASM1834038v1, whole genome shotgun sequence DNA segment above includes these coding regions:
- the LOC109099147 gene encoding aurora kinase B is translated as MEKEGVEHQLRREIEIQSHLRHPNILRFYNYFHDDTRVFLILEYAPRGEMYKELQRCGRFDDQRSATYMEELADALLYCHEKKVIHRDIKPENLLLGYRGELKIADFGWSVHAPSLRRRTMCGTLDYLPPEMIEGHTHDEKVDLWCIGVLCYECLVGNPPFETASHTETYKRITKVDLQFPKLVSDGARDLISKLLRHSPAMRLPLRSVMEHPWVKANSRRVLPPVCNTHH